One stretch of Pseudomonas sp. NC02 DNA includes these proteins:
- a CDS encoding HPP family protein — MLARWLPAAINTRPAEWSRAAIGMALGTLFSVWVCAQVFGTEVALHLIGPLGASAVLLFAVSSGALAQPWSIIGSYLCAGIVALLVARVLGRTLGSACLAAGMTVILICWLRCLHPPAGGLAMSLVLADPASIAMGWHELAAVMLGATALLACALAYNNATRTRYPKGTREPAAPIFMPIATENPGISAEDLKQALAEREQFLDVTPQELEELIQASERYARRRTIGAVFQHQGQPPP; from the coding sequence ATGCTCGCTCGCTGGTTACCCGCTGCCATCAATACCCGCCCTGCCGAATGGAGTCGTGCCGCCATCGGCATGGCCCTGGGCACACTGTTCAGCGTCTGGGTGTGCGCCCAGGTGTTCGGCACCGAGGTGGCCCTGCACCTGATAGGCCCGCTGGGAGCCTCGGCGGTGCTGCTGTTTGCCGTATCCTCCGGCGCGCTGGCCCAGCCCTGGTCGATCATCGGCAGCTACCTGTGTGCCGGGATCGTTGCGCTGCTGGTGGCCCGGGTATTGGGCCGAACGCTGGGCAGCGCATGCCTGGCTGCCGGGATGACCGTGATCCTGATCTGCTGGCTGCGCTGCCTGCATCCACCGGCGGGCGGCCTGGCCATGAGCCTGGTGCTGGCTGACCCTGCCTCGATTGCCATGGGCTGGCACGAACTTGCCGCAGTCATGCTGGGAGCCACAGCCTTGTTGGCCTGCGCGCTGGCCTACAACAACGCCACGCGCACGCGTTACCCCAAGGGCACCCGCGAACCGGCTGCGCCGATCTTTATGCCAATCGCCACCGAAAACCCCGGGATCAGCGCCGAGGACCTCAAGCAGGCCCTCGCCGAGCGCGAGCAGTTCCTGGACGTTACCCCGCAGGAGCTGGAAGAGCTGATCCAGGCCAGCGAGCGGTATGCCCGGCGGCGCACCATCGGCGCGGTTTTCCAGCACCAGGGCCAGCCTCCTCCATAA
- a CDS encoding type VI secretion system contractile sheath small subunit, translating to MDRLMELRDALVVLKGPLANNPSLRENVQNLLINEETDDRVLGKISNPMPPPTRLIPFG from the coding sequence CTGGATCGGCTCATGGAACTGCGTGATGCACTGGTGGTGCTCAAGGGGCCATTGGCCAACAATCCATCGCTGCGGGAAAATGTACAAAACCTGCTGATCAACGAGGAAACCGATGACCGTGTGCTGGGCAAGATCAGCAACCCCATGCCACCGCCAACCCGCCTGATACCGTTTGGCTGA